Genomic DNA from Niabella ginsenosidivorans:
AAAATTGGCATTATTAAACGTGTTTACCGTATTAGGAGTGGTGCCCTGAACGGTGGCCAGGTTCTGGTTTACGGCGCCGGAGCTGAACAATTGATTGTATTCCGGGTTTAAGGTCGTAATGGAAATACCCAGGATATCGCCTTTTTCAATTCTGGGCGTCATTTTATTAACGATCTCGCTGGTATCGCCATCCTTTGGCAGGTTGCTGAAATAGACCAGGTTTCGCGGCGTACTACAGGAGGCCATTAATAAAATGGCAAAAAGAAAGGGCGCAAAAACCCCTTTCTGGAAGGCCCGGATGGGGACGGACGTATGTATTTTCATAAAAATCAATGGTTTCGAGAATAAATGTCTGCAAAGATACGCTGCAAGATTAAGAAAAGATTTTGAATTTATTAAAAGGCTACTATTTTATTTATCCTGATTACAACAGATCCCGGGCTAAAGGCCAATGACAGATGTGTTATTGTTTTGAAAATCAATCTTTCTTTTGTCATGCCGTTCCGATAGTTCGGAATTGTTTCGGCATCTGTTGGAACGCATATCTGCCGCCTCACTTTAAAACAGATCCCGGAACAGGTCCGGGATGACATTCCGTTACGGATGTCGTGCTGAACTTGTTTCAGCATCTACTTGCTTCAGCATCTACTTGTTTCAGCATCTATTGGAACTTATTTCAGCATCTATTCCCGCCCGGACAACCCGGTCAGACAGATTTTCCGCCACTACTTTTCAACGTTTTATTTCCAAACGCACCCATCTATTTAATAAATGCTTAATTTCGACCCGTAATAAGAAAAAATTATGCCACAAGACCCGGTTAGACAGTTTTTAGATTTTGAGAAGCCCATTAAGGACCTGATCGAAGAGATTGAATTGACAAAGGAGCGCGCGGGGAAGACCCAGATCGACCTTTCCGGCCAGGTGGAGCAACTGGAACAAAAAGTTGTGGAGACCCGGAGGGATATTACCCGGCACCTTACAGACTGGCAGCGCGTGCAGCTGAGCCGCCACCCGGACCGGCCCTATACCCATAAATACATAGAGCTGATGACTGAGAATTACGTGGAGCTCTATGGCGACCGGAACGTGCGGGATGATAAGGCAATGGTGGGCGGTTTTGCTACATTAGGCGGACAAACCGTAATGATCATTGGCCAGCAGAAGGGCTCTAATACCAAAAAACGGCAACTGCGCAATTTTGGTATGGCCAACCCGGAGGGGTACCGGAAGGCGCTGCGCCTGATGAAGCTGGCGGAAAAATTTAACAAACCGGTTATTACCTTAATTGATACCCCGGGGGCTTACCCCGGCCTGGAAGCGGAGGAGAGAGGACAGGGAGAGGCCATTGCACGGAATATTTATGAAATGATCCGCCTGAAGGTGCCGGTGATCTGCGTGATCATTGGGGAAGGCGCCAGTGGCGGCGCTCTGGGAATAGGCGTGGGCGACCGGGTATTTATGATGGAAAATACCTGGTATACCGTTATTTCGCCGGAGAACTGTTCTACGATCCTGTGGAGAAGCTGGGATTATAAGATGAAGGCGGCCGAGCAGCTAAAGCTGACTTCCGCTAAAATGAAGGAATTCGGCCTGATCGATGGCATTATACCGGAGCCGGACGGTGGCGCGCACTGGGATTATAAAGTTGCCGCGGAAAACCTGAAGCGGCAATTGATCGCCACCCTGAACGAACTGAAACCCCTGGACCCTCAAAAACGCATTAACGACCGTATTGAGAAATTTTCCAAAATGGGGTTCTGGCAGGAATATAAATAGGGAGCAGGGAGTAGCAAGCAGGGAATAGGGGGATACAACCCATACGTCTGCGGCCAATGTTGGTCAATAGTGAAAAATGAATAGGAAATAAACGCTGGTGCCCTCTGATTTTGACTGATCAACTGATTCCTGACCACTCAATACTGATAGCTGAAAACTGATATCTCAACTCTGAAATCTCAAACATAAATGTCACTTCAACAAAAATTTACAGGAACGGGGATTGCGATTGTAACGCCGTTTCATGAGGACCGTTCTATTGACTGGGCCAGCTTTGAAAATTTAATTAATTTCTGGATTGAAAATAAGGTGGAATACCTGGTGGCTGTGGGCACTACCGGCGAAAGCGCCACGCAAACGCGTGAGGAAGAGCAGGAGGTGTTTGATTTTGTAAAGAAGGCCACTGCGGGCCGGGTGCCCCTGGTGGCAGGGGTTGGTGGAAACGATACCGCCGAGGTGCTGGAAGCTTTTAAAAAGATGCGGCTGGATGGCTTTGATGCGCTCCTATCCGTGTCGCCGTATTATAATAAGCCCCGGCAGGAGGGCATTTACCAGCATTATAAGGCGCTGAATGACGCCGCACCGCTTCCCATTATTATGTATAATGTACCGGGGCGTACCGGCATGAGCGTTTCTGTGGAAACGACCCTGCGCATTGCGCACGACTGTAAAAATATTTTTGCCACCAAAGAAGCTTCCGGCAGTTTTGAGCAGATCAACCGGATCATGAAAAACAAACCGGATGATTTTATGCTGATCAGTGGTGATGATGCCATTACCCTGCCCATGATTGCCTGCGGGGCAAAAGGCCTGATCTCCGTAATTGCGAACGCTTACCCGAAAGACTATTCGGATATGGTGCGTCTTTGCCTGGCCGGAAAATTTGAAGAGGCATTGCCCATTCATTTAAAATACCTGGATATGGTGGATGCGCTGTTTAAGGAAGGCAGCCCTTCCGGTGTAAAATACGTGCTGAGCAAAATGGGCTATTGCAAAAATACCATGCGGTTGCCTGTAGTGCCGGTAAGCCCGGCGCACGAAGCGCGGCTTGATGAGCTGATGGCGGGGCTCTGACCCTGAAGCAGACCCTGCCCCGAACATTCGGGGCAGGGTGACATTCCGTTACGGATGTCCTGCTGAACTTGTTTCAGCATCTACTTGTTTCAGCATCTGTTGGAGCTTGTTTCAGCATCTGCCTGTTTCAGCATCTATTGGAACGCATATCTGCCGCCTCATTTTAAAACAGATCCCGGAACAAGTCCGGGATGACACGGAACAAGTCCGGGATGACACGGAACAAGCCCGGGATGACACGGAACAGGTCCGGGGTGACATTCCGTTACGGATGTCGTGCTGAACTTGTTTCAGCATCTACTTGTTTCAGCATCTGTTGGAACTTGTTTCAGCACTGCCTGTTTCAGCAGATGAATTCGTACATTTGCAGTGCCTGTTAATAAACCATATGAATGAACACCATTATACTGTTTACATCGTTTCCAATTACTTAAGAACCGTTTTGTACACCGGTGTTACTAACGATATTGTACGCAGGATGAGCGAGCACAAAAGTGGAGAGCAGAAGGGATTTACTTCCCGCTACCGATGTTATTACCTGGTATATTTTGAAGAATTTTCTGATATCAGAAATGCGATAGCACGTGAAAAACAACTAAAAAGATGGCACAGGGAGTGGAAGCTAAACCTGATCAAAACGCAGAATCCTGATATGAAGGACCTTTCTGACGAATGGTTTGTGTGATCCCGAGACGAGTCCGGGATGACATTCCGTTACGGATGTCGTGCTGAACTTGTTTCAGCATCTACTTGTTTCAGCATCTATGGGAATGAATACAGCTAACAGATCCCGGAACACGTCCGGGATGACACGGAACAGGCCCGGGATGACACGGAACAGGTCCGGGATGACGTCCAGAGTGAGCTCTGAGAACAGACCCGGGGTGACGTCTTCAGTGAGATATAGGCTCAGGATACCAGCGCCACCTTATACCACCAGTCGATCTTACCGCCGGCGTCTTCATGGCTGTAATTGCCTTCTCCGTTACCGGCTCCGCCGCCTCTCATTCCTCCTCCATGCATGCCGCCACCCCGCATGCCATGCATTCCTCCTCCCATGCCACCACCCCGCATGCCACCGCCTCCTGCGCTGACGCGGGTATGCGCTGTTCCATGCACGGCGGATTCCCCGCCGGGTCTTTTCAGCTCGGCAATGCTGATGCCGATAACCGTATTGTTCTTATTAACGGCCAGCAGGCTTCTGGGAATAGTGACCACGTACCTGAAGAAGCCACTGGCATCGCTGGTGGCCGAAAAATGAAGGGAGCCGGGAGCCGTGCTGTTTACATCCAGCAACTGTGCTTTTCCATTGTCAGTAAGCGCTGCCTGTTTGTAGAACGAAGTATAATTGCGCTCGTCATCCGGCTGTTGCTGATAGAACGGGCGCCTGCCGCCTGTGGTTGTATCGCCGGGATGCCCCGGCAGGCTGCCACGGTCCCGATGGCTGTCGGAACGATCAGGATTGTTATACGGGTACTGAACATACCTTGTGGCATCTTTTGAGCCCGAAGGGCTGAAATAGACTTTCACCCCTTCCCGCAATATCCGCATCTTTGCAGCGGCATTATCCGTTTCCAGTATCACGTAAAGGTTTTTATCATCATTCCGGAAATCGTACCGGATATGCGTTTTGTCGTCATAAAACCGGGAGGGATAAGCCTGTGTGGTGGCTGCATCCATATGCAGCGCTTCCGCGGGCATTATCTTTTTACTGCCGGAACATGCGGCAAGCATTATAGCCAGTACTACTGCGGGAATCCATTGTTGGGCCATATATATAAACCTGTTTTACAGTATGACTCTTTTTGTAAAAAATAATTGCAGGCAGCAACAGTTAATTAGTTTTAACAGGCATATAATTGTGCAGCACTGTAACCAGTGCTCAGCCCGATGGCCATCAGTACAGGGCAGCATTTTTGACAGGGGGCTCACAGGAGCCAAGAGCCGTGCTGTTTAAAAGCAGCCATGCTGCACAGGATTTTTTCCCGGTAGCTGAAGTTCGGAAAGCCCCGTTTGATGGTTTCTTAAGCACCGGGGCAGGCGGTATGCACTATTTTCCTGAAATGGGCCAATACAGGCGGAACAAAGGTTGCGCGGCGGCTATGCAGGTATCAACTCCCGGGTTGCTGGTAATCATCCATAAAGCGGGTATTTTATTGCTGCTGCTGTATATGAAACTGTTCGGGAATAAAGGCGGGCGTCTGCACTTTCTGCTGGTGCATTTCCACTTCGTTATTGTCTTCAATGGTATGACCGTCTTCATACCCTACGCTAACATACACGTTCATGCTTTGATTGGCAATGCCCTTAAAGGACCCTTTTACTGGAGAGCAATCATTAAAATGCCTTCCTACGGCCAGCTTTACATGTGCATCCGCCACCCACATATTATTGGTAGGGTCAATGCCATGCCAGCCATATTCATCCACCCAGGCTTCCACCCAGGCATGGGTGGCGCCCTGGCCGCGCATGCCGTTCCGGTTGGGGCAAATATAGCCGCTTACATACCGGCAGGTAATGCCCAGCGTTCTTAAAAGGTGCAGCAGCAGGTGCGCAAAGTCCTGGCATACCCCGCGCTGGTGCTGCAGGATTTCATCAATGGTGGTTTCTATAGTGGTAACCCCTTTTTCGTATTTAAAATGATGATAGACATACTGGCTGCACCATTCTACCAGGGTACGCTTGTGCGCATTTACCGGTGCGCGGGACAGGATATCGTTAATGATATCATTGGAGCCGATCAGGAAGGGTTGGGTATAATCCAGCCGCATTATTTCCGGCAGCGGCTTCATCAGCCGCAGCGATGGCAATTCTGTATGCACCACTATTTTACTGTCTATTTTTACGGTATAATGCGGCTCTGTTATAGTAAATACAGCTACCCGGTTGCCCCAGTAATCAATGAATAAATTCAGCGGAGGATCGCCTGTAATGGCAACTTCCTGCTGAATAACGTTCTGATCGTTCCCGTGAAAGGGATAAATTTTTACCTGGGTTACACTGTCAATAACAGGTGCGTCATACAGGTACTGGGTAATATGTCTTATATTATATGTAGGCATTTACAACGTGTTCTGGATTTAATAATAAGAAAAGAAACTTTGCCCTATGAGCTGGCTTAACTGGTAAAGATCGGATTTCAGTTCTTCAATAAAGGCGAGTACTCCTTTTTCCCGGATGCCCTGCAGATCTGTATAGGCAATTTTTGAAAACAGCGCACCGGTCTTCCGCTCTATTAAGGGGTTATTAGGATGGTTATTCTCTTTTAAGATATTCCTTATATACAGCTGTATTTTACCAAAGCTATAGGTAATGCTTCTTGGAAAAATATTCTTCAGGAAAATCATGTCTGTAATGTTCTGCATGTGGTTTTCACCGCGATAGCTTTTCAGGTAAAGCTCATACCCGCTCAGGTTCAGCAGCAGGTTTTTCCAGTAAAGGATGCTCAGGCATTCCGGGTCGTTGTTGTTGAAGGCGGCAAACTTTGCTTCCGCAAAATTCAGCGTCTGCATACTGCGCTCCACAAATCTGCCGAGGTTCATAAAATTCCATCCCTGCCCGCGGGGCATCGTGTTTTCAAAAACACCGTAATAGATCAGGCTTTCATCAATTTTATGTAAAATAAGGTTCATCTGGTCGCCATCGGCAATCACTTTTTCAATGTTGATGTGCACTGTTGAATGATAGGTTTCATTAATGGACTCCCACACTTCCTTGGTGAGGTGCTCCTGTGCGCCTCTTGCATTTTCCCTTGCTTTTAAAACCAGTTCCTTTAATGAATTGTTCTTATCACGGATCAGCAGTTCCCGCAGCACGTTGTCTGAGCTGGCTGCAATGGCTTCAATTTCCTCATCCGTGCGGTAACAAAAGATCTTTACCAGGGCACTCCAGTTAAAGACCTGGCGGCTGCTTATATCATAGCTGGCGTAAAATCCATTGGCCAGCGTTCTTGAAACAATATCAGCGCGTTCCATATAACGGCTCATCCAGTACAAACTATCGGCGGTCCTTGCTAACATATCCTCTAAAAAATTATGATCAGTTATTCTTCACTTAAAACCCAGGTATCCTTACTGCCACCTCCCTGGGAGGAGTTGACTACTTTGCTGCCGGCTCTTAGTGCCACGCGGGTAAGGCCGCCGGGCACTATTTCTATGCCTTGCGGCCCGCAAAGGGCATAGGGCCGGAGGTCTACATGACGTGCCTGCAATTGCCCGTCTATAAAGCAGGGCGCCGTGCTCAGGGAAATGATCGGCTGGGCGATGAAGTTTCTCGGGCTTTCGGTAACGGCGGCTGTAATATCCGCAATTTCCGCATCGGTGGCCTTATCGCCCATCATCAGCCCGTACCCGCCGCTTTCATTGGTTTTCTTGATCACCATACGGGTGATATTGGAAAGGGTATATGCCCTTTCTTCTTCATTTTCCATGCTGTACGTAGGCACATTTTGTAAGACCGGTTCTTCATTCAGGTAATACCGGATCATTTGGGGAACATAATTGTAAACGGCCTTGTCGTCTGCCACCCCGTTTCCTATGGCATTGGCAATGCTTACATTGCCTTTCCTGTAAACGCTCGTCAGACCGGCTACGCCAAGGGTGCTGTCCGGCCGGAAGATCAGCGGGTCCAGGAAATCATCGTCCACCCTGCGGTAAATCACATCCACCTGTTTTAAACCGCTTGTGGATTTCATGTACACATGGTCATTTTTTACCACAAGGTCCCTTCCTTCCACCAGCTCTATTCCCATATACTTGGCAAGGAAGGTATGCTCATAGTAAGCGCTGTTGTAAATGCCCGGGGTCAGCAGCACAATGGTGGGATTACTGATATTGTGCGGAGCAACATCCGCCAGTACCTTATGCAGCAGGATCGGGTAGTCTGAAATGCTTTTTACTTTATTTCCGGAAAGCAGGTCCGGGAAGATGCGTTTGGTGATCTCCCGGTTTTCCAGCATATAACTGACACCGCTGGGGGTGCGCAGGTTATCTTCCAGTACATAAAATGTTCCATTGGTATCGCGGATGAGGTCGATACCGGAAATGTGCACATAAATGTCGTGCGGCACATGGATACCGTAAATATCCCTGTTATAATGCGGGCAACTGGCAATGAGGGTGGCCGGAATGATGCCATCGTTCAGTATCTGCTGATCATGATATATATCTTTCAGGAAACAATTCAGTGCTTTTAACCGCTGGCGGATGCCCTGTTCAATAATGGCCCATTCGGAAGAAGTGATGATCCTTGGAATGATGTCAAAAGGGAATATCCGCTCAATGCCCTCTTTTTCGCTGTATACCGTAAAAGTAATGCCACGGTTCAGGAACAGGTCTCCTGCTATTTTTTCTTTTTCCCGGAAGGCGCCGGCATTGAATTTTTTGATATAATCGTTCACTTTTTCATAGGGCACCCTTACAGAGCCGTCTTCGAGGTGCATTTCATCGTAAGAACGGGAAGCAGAAAGATAATGGTCACTCCAGTGCGGCATAATATTAATCTTTATGGGAAGATATAGAAAAAGAATAATATTATGAAAAATAAAAGAACAGGTTCGGAAAACCTGTTCTTGTTTAAAAAAATACAATTATTTTTTATGATTGGCCAAATAAGTTGGCAACTGCTCCTTCCAGCATCGGAAATTTTTCTACAATATATTTTTTTACAGTTTCCAGTGCTTTCTGTGCCTGCTCATCGCTAAGGCCTGCTTCATTTTTCAGCTGATCAATCAATTCCTGCATACGGTTTCAAATTTAATATATAATGGCTTTTTCTTATGCTGCTTTGACCAGCCCCATTTTGCTTTTTTCAAATTTCCGGCGGGCATAATCTTTTGTAAGCACAAATCTTGTTTCAGGGGAGGAGGGCAGCTCATACATAGCATCTGTAAGGATGCTTTCACAAATACTGCGCAGGCCCCGGGCGCCTAATTTATATTCCACTGCTTTTTCCACCATAAAATCGAGCACCTCCGGCTCTACCACCAGGTCGATGCCTTCCAGTTCAAACAGTTTTTTATATTGCTTCATCAGGGCATTCTTGGGCTCGGTAAGGATGGCGCGCAATGTGGGCGCATCCAAAGGATCCAGGTGGGTAACTACCGGCAAACGGCCCAATAACTCCGGTATCAATCCGAATGTTTTCAGATCCTGCGCATTTACAAAACGCAGCAGGTTTTTCTTCATGTCTTCCTGTTCTTCTTTGTCTACATTAAACCCGATGGTATTGGTTTGCACCCTGCGGGCAATGATCTTATCCACCCCGTCAAAGGCACCGCCGCAAATGAACAGGATGTTCTGCGTATTTACTTTAATCAGCTTCTGATCGGGGTGCTTCCGCCCGCCCTGCGGGGGTACCAGCACATCAGTTCCTTCCAGCAGTTTCAGCAATCCCTGCTGTACGCCTTCGCCGCTTACATCGCGGGTAATGCTGGGATTATCACTTTTGCGGGCTATTTTATCCAGCTCATCAATATAAACTATACCGCGTTCTGCTGCTTCCACATCATAGTTGCATACCTGCAGGAGCCGGGTAAGAATGCTTTCCACATCTTCACCCACATAACCTGCTTCTGTAAAAACGGTGGCATCTACAATTGCAAACGGAACATTCAGCATTTTGGCAATGCTTCTTGCCAGCAGGGTTTTTCCGGTACCGGTTTCACCCACCATAATAATGTTGCTCTTTTCAATTTCAACCTCATTATGATTGTCAATTTCCCTGCTTCTTTGCTGCAGCCTTTTATAATGATTATAAACGGCTACCGCCAGCACTTTTTTGGCATCTTTCTGTCCGATCACATATTCGTCCAGGAAAGATTTGATTTCCATAGGCTTTTTTACGGCCTGGTTAAAGCCGCCGGAAACCCGGGCATCTTCCTTATAATGGAGCTCCTGGTTAATGATCTCCTGTGCATGCTCTACACAGTTTTCACAGATATGCCCATCCTGACCGGCGATCAGTATTTCAACCTCGTCCCGGCTTCTGCCACAAAATGAACATTTTAATACGTTATCTGGCATAGTAATTTCTTAAAAATTTAAGATACAAATATAAAAAATCGCTGCCAAAACAGCGATTTTTGAAGTTTAAAGAATATTAAAATTATGATGATGATCTGCGGCCTTACAACTTATCAACAATCTTATCTGCAATGCCATAGGCTACCGCTTCTTTGGCATCCATCCAGTAATCGCGGTCAAAATCGCGCATGATCTCTTCTGTTGTTTTTCCACAATTTGCTGCAAGTATCTGGGCGCCAATCTGTTTTACCCGCTGGGTTTGTTTGGCCTGTATTTCCAGGTCGGTGCTTACCCCGCGTATAAAACCACCCAGGGAGGGCTGGTGGATCATTACCTCGCCGTGTGGAAAAATACAGCGGCTGCCTTTTTTACCACCGCTCAGTAAAATACTGCCCATAGAGGCTGCAAGACCCATACAAATAGTGCTTACCGGGCTTTTGATCATTTTCATGGTATCATAGATCACCATCCCGCTGGTAACCACACCTCCCGGGCTGTTGATGTAGAACTTGATGGTTTCTCCCGGCTTGTCCGCATCCAGCAATAACAGTTTGGTGGTTACTTCACGCGCGCTTTTATCATCCACAACGCCCCACAGGTACACTGCCCGCTGATCAAAAAACATCTTTTCCAGGCGCTTATTCAGCATCATCAGGTCATCTCTTTTATCCGGGGTTTCCTGGGGCTCCTCTTCTTCACCCTCCCCATCGAAACGGAGGGGATTCAGCCATTTATCTGAATTTAAATTAGCTATCATAGTATTCATTTAGTTTGTAATTAACAATTACGCTTTTTTCTGTTTTTTGTTGTTCACCAGCAATACCTCATCTACAAAACCATATTCCTTTGCTTCGCTTGCGGTCATCCATTTATCGCGGTCAAAGTCTTTTTCGATCTGGTCAATGGGCCTGTCTGTATGTATATTTACAATTTCATACAATTCCTTTTTCAGCTTGCGGATCTCATTCACCGTAATTTCAATATCGCTGGCCTGACCGCCGATACCGCCGCTGGGCTGGTGCATCATAATGCGCGCATGTTTCAGCGCAGCCCGCTTGCCGTGAGTGCCGGCACCTAGGAGCACGCAGGACATTGAGGCGGCCATACCAATACAAATAGTGGCCACATCCGGGGTTACATATTGCATCGTATCATAAACGCCCAATCCGGCATACACGCTGCCGCCGGGGCTGTTAATATACATATTGATGTCTCTTGTGCGGTCTGTACTGTCCAGGAACAGCAGCTGGGCGGTAACAATATTGGCTACTTCATCATTAATAGGGTAGCCCAAAAAAATGATGCGATCCATCATTAACCGGCTGTACACATCCATTACAGCAACATTCATAGGTCTTTCTTCTATGATGTTGGGCGTTAAAGCCGTTACCAGGTGGTTGCCATAGCTGTGCAGCGTATTGCTGGAAATACCTTTATGCTTTACCGCGTACTTTTCAAATTCTGAGTTATATGTCATAATCAATGAATTAATAATTATCGGATTAAAAGTAATCAAATATTTATCCATTTACAAAATAGGAGGCTTTAATGCCAAGTTGACTGTTTTTGTCCGGCAAAATCGTCATCCGGGCATTTTTTCTTAACGATTTCATGATCTGCAGGCGGTTTTTCTTTCAGGAGATGTTATAATTTTAGCTGAAATACTGTTTTTATGAACCGGAAAGATTTTCTGAAGGGCGCGGTTCCCGCATTTTTATTACTGGCAAACGGCAGGCTCCTGCAGGCGCAGGAGCATCTGGGCCCTGTCTGCAACAGGAAAAGACGGCTGCGCTTTGCGATAGCTTCAGATATTCATTACGGACAGGAAAAAACGGAGTTTGACCGTTTTTTGAGCACAGCGATCCATAAAATAAACGGGGCGCATGCTGAAGAAGCGTTTGATTTTTGTGTACTGAACGGGGATATTGTGCATAATGATCCGGCGCACTATCCTGCTGCAAAGGCATTGATTGAACAGCTGAACATGAAATGGTACGTAACACCGGGAAACCATGACAGGGTTACGGCAGCGCAATGGGAGGCGATCTGGAACAGCCCGGTGAACTATGATTTTGTGGTAAACGGAACCGTGTTCCTTGCTGCTGCCACTTCTGATGAAAAAGGCGGATATATTTGTCCGGACCTGGCGTGGATGGAACAGCAACTGCAGCAATACAGGGCTTCAGAGAACGTGTTCATTATTATTCATATCAACCCGGCAAAGCTTACAAAGTTTGGTATTGACTGCCCTGATTTTATCAGCCTGCTGAAACGCTACAGGAATGTAAGGGCGGTTTTTAACGGGCACGACCATGATGAGGATGGCATTAAAAAGCGGGACGGGATCCCTTTTATTTTTGATGCGCATGTTGGCGGCGACTGGGGCACAGATTATAAAGGCTTCCGGGTGGTGGAACTGCTGGACGATAACAGCCTGCTTACCTATATCATGAACCCGGATGTGAAAATGAATAGCGCTGTTTTATAGGGGCTGTTTGTTGAATGCCCGCAGATTCTCGGAACGCCGCTGATGATGAAAGATGTCTGCGCATTTAGCGTATTCAGCGGGGAAAACCCCGTTCTGGATGGGGTTTCCGCAAAGTTTTTGCCGGAGGTATTTATTTTGTAATTTATCCGGATCTGAATTCCGGAAAGCAGCTATATATTCACAGCAATACTGTTCTGCAAAGAACAATGATACCCAGGCTGTATCAAAAGTCATTATTGTCATACCGGGCTTGATCCGGTATCTAAAAATCACATATAATTATCAATAGATTCTGAAACAACTTCAGAACGACATTCCGCTGTTAAAGCAACTTTTGATACAGCCCCTGTTTGCTGCAACATCTAAACATGGTTACAATAATAAAATGAATTATGGCGGTATTATTGAAGAAATGATTTGATGAAAAAAGAAAAGGGGGAATGCGCTTTCATTTTTAAAATCACAGAAATACAACCCCCCATTTTAGTATGGATAAAGAATTCGTCTGAAGCATTCAGCAGCATGCTGTTTCTTACAGAAAATTGTTTTACTTTTAGTAATCAACCAAAGGTAAATAAAGGACGGCTTTTATTATGGATGGGATTTATATTTTATCAGGGATCGGCATTGGTATCATTACCGGCTATTTCATTGCCCGGTGGAAACTGATGAGCGGGTTTGTTACCTGCGAAGAGGCAGAGCAATTGCGAAAACAGGTAAGCAGCTTAATGCAACAGAATGCTTCCAAACTTTCAAAAGAAGAGGTGCAGGATGCTTATGTGCCCAGGGAACTGGCAGCGCACTACCTGGGTACTATTGAA
This window encodes:
- a CDS encoding metallophosphoesterase family protein gives rise to the protein MNRKDFLKGAVPAFLLLANGRLLQAQEHLGPVCNRKRRLRFAIASDIHYGQEKTEFDRFLSTAIHKINGAHAEEAFDFCVLNGDIVHNDPAHYPAAKALIEQLNMKWYVTPGNHDRVTAAQWEAIWNSPVNYDFVVNGTVFLAAATSDEKGGYICPDLAWMEQQLQQYRASENVFIIIHINPAKLTKFGIDCPDFISLLKRYRNVRAVFNGHDHDEDGIKKRDGIPFIFDAHVGGDWGTDYKGFRVVELLDDNSLLTYIMNPDVKMNSAVL
- a CDS encoding ClpP family protease produces the protein MIANLNSDKWLNPLRFDGEGEEEEPQETPDKRDDLMMLNKRLEKMFFDQRAVYLWGVVDDKSAREVTTKLLLLDADKPGETIKFYINSPGGVVTSGMVIYDTMKMIKSPVSTICMGLAASMGSILLSGGKKGSRCIFPHGEVMIHQPSLGGFIRGVSTDLEIQAKQTQRVKQIGAQILAANCGKTTEEIMRDFDRDYWMDAKEAVAYGIADKIVDKL
- a CDS encoding ClpP family protease, coding for MTYNSEFEKYAVKHKGISSNTLHSYGNHLVTALTPNIIEERPMNVAVMDVYSRLMMDRIIFLGYPINDEVANIVTAQLLFLDSTDRTRDINMYINSPGGSVYAGLGVYDTMQYVTPDVATICIGMAASMSCVLLGAGTHGKRAALKHARIMMHQPSGGIGGQASDIEITVNEIRKLKKELYEIVNIHTDRPIDQIEKDFDRDKWMTASEAKEYGFVDEVLLVNNKKQKKA